In one Notolabrus celidotus isolate fNotCel1 chromosome 1, fNotCel1.pri, whole genome shotgun sequence genomic region, the following are encoded:
- the LOC117818329 gene encoding deoxyribonuclease-1-like — MKIAAFNAKNLGWKKVTDKTVVHYLTKIMSQYSVVVILEVMDKSGEAMKRLLQELNSTVSNQNRPYSVDSSSQLGRDTYKEQFVCFYREDEVTLEDCHQYEDNQAGDVDAFAREPFILRFSCPTTVVKDLVLVPVHTKPDDSEKELDELHDVVEAVRKRWRTNKIMILGDFNADGRYLSQRKKKKIRICSAPYHWLIDDDVDTTSSNCNDHTYDRIVVFGKTVLNAIVPGSAKSFNFQREFNLTDEETRTISDHYPVEVELKTKQRQKRVTAHPRATKTPTKGRKPNKGLQKKKKKKKSTERTGKQKKEKTATKRKRGESSKTPAKKSRLDK, encoded by the exons ATGAAGATAGCAGCCTTCAATGCAAAGAATCTGGGATGGAAAAAAGTCACAGATAAGACTGTTGTCCACTACCTCACCAAG ATCATGTCTCAGTACAGCGTAGTGGTGATACTGGAGGTGATGGATAAGAGCGGTGAGGCCATGAAGAGGTTACTTCAAGAACTCAACAGCACAGT CTCCAATCAAAACCGTCCTTACTCCGTGGACTCCAGCTCCCAGCTGGGGCGAGACACCTACAAGgagcagtttgtttgtttctacag GGAGGATGAGGTGACACTGGAAGACTGTCACCAGTATGAAGATAATCAAGCTGGAGATGTTGACGCCTTCGCCAGAGAGCCGTTCATCCTGCGCTTCAGCTGTCCAACCACAG TTGTGAAAGATCTGGTTCTGGTCCCGGTCCACACCAAGCCAGATGACTCGGAGAAGGAACTGGACGAGTTGCATGACGTAGTGGAAGCTGTCAGGAAGAGGTGGAGAACCAAT aaaattATGATTTTAGGCGACTTCAATGCAGATGGACGTTATCTCTcccagaggaagaagaaaaagattcGGATCTGCTCGGCTCCCTATCACTGGCTAATTGATGACGATGTTGACACAACGTCTAGTAACTGTAATGACCACACCTACGACAG GATTGTGGTGTTCGGAAAGACCGTGCTAAATGCCATCGTCCCCGGCTCTGCAAAGTCTTTCAACTTCCAGAGAGAGTTTAACCTCACTGATGAGGAA ACTCGCACTATCAGTGATCACTATCCTGTGGAAGTGGAGCTGAAgaccaaacagagacagaaaagagtgACGGCTCATCCCCGAGCaacaaaaacaccaaccaaAGGAAGGAAACCAAATAAAG gactccagaagaagaagaagaagaagaagagtacaGAGCGAACTGgaaaacagaagaaggagaagactgcgacaaaaagaaagagaggagagtcaTCAAAAACCCCTGCCAAGAAAAGTCGTTTAGACAAATAA
- the LOC117818173 gene encoding E3 ubiquitin-protein ligase TRIM39-like codes for MASCSEEDLCCPVCKEVFRHPVILSCSHSFCKDCLLSWWREKPTQECPVCKRRSSRTYLPRNLALKNLCEAFLLERDQRSSDDLCCLHSEKLKLFCLDDQQPVCLVCRDSEQHTDHRFRPIDEAAQEPSRILQETLEPLKEKLKVLEQVKEKVEKTADHIQFQARYTERQIREQFQWLHQFLEEEEDARLSALWEEEKQKSQRMKGEMETLSREIAALSDSVRATEDDLRAGDISILKNYKAAVQRVQQRPLLEDPQLSSGALIEVAKHLGNLSFNIWNKMKDMVPYSPVILDPNTAGPELIPSKDLTCMRQGEAQQLPHNPERCNPFCSVLGSEGFNSGTHSWDVEVGENTRWFVGVLAESFRMEGDVKSGLWALSLCRGEYSARSPSGPHTFLPVKNQLQRVRLSLDWDGGELSFSDPDTDTHIHTFKHTFTERMFPFISIKQMKILPMKIGVTVFHL; via the coding sequence ATGGCTTCCTGCTCAGAGGAGGATCTCTGCTGTCCAGTCTGTAAAGAAGTCTTCAGGCATCCTGTCATTCTCTCATGTAGCCACAGCTTCTGTAAAGACTGTCTGCTGAGCTGGTGGAGAGAGAAACCAACACAAGAGTGTCCAGTTTGTAAGAGGAGATCTTCAAGGACATATCTTCCTCGTAACCTGGCCTTAAAGAACCTGTGTGAGGCTTTTTTGTTAGAGAGAGATCAGAGATCTTCAGATGATCTCTGCTGTCTGCACTCTGAGAAACTCAAACTCTTCTGTCTGGACGATCAGCAGCCAGTGTGTCTCGTctgcagagattcagagcaACACACCGACCACAGATTCAGACCCATCGATGAAGCTGCTCAAGAACCCAGCAGGATTCTTCAGGAAACTCTGGAGCCCTTAAAGGAGAAGTTAAAGGTTCTTGAACAAGTTAAAGAGAAGGTTGAGAAAACTGCAGACCACATTCAGTTCCAGGCCCGATACACCGAGAGGCAGATCAGGGAGCAGTTTCAGTGGCTCCACCAGTTtctagaagaggaagaggatgccAGGCTGTCTGCACTGTGGGAAGAAGAAAAGCAGAAGAGTCAGAGGATGAAGGGAGAGATGGAGACTCTGAGCAGAGAGATAGCAGCTCTTTCAGACTCAGTGAGAGCCACAGAGGACGACCTGAGAGCTGGAGACATCTCAATCCTGAAAAACTACAAGGCTGCAGTGCAAAGAGTCcagcagcgccccctgctggaggaTCCACAGCTGTCCTCAGGAGCTCTGATAGAAGTGGCCAAACACCTGGGCAACTTGAGCTTCAACATCTGGAACAAGATGAAGGACATGGTCCCCTACAGTCCTGTGATTCTGGACCCAAACACTGCTGGTCCAGAACTCATCCCATCAAAAGATCTTACCTGTATGAGACAAGGAGAGGCACAGCAGCTCCCTCATAATCCAGAGCGGTGTAATCCTTTCTGCTCGGTCCTAGGCTCTGAGGGCTTCAACTCAGGGACTCACAGCTGGGACGTCGAGGTTGGAGAGAATACAAGGTGGTTTGTGGGTGTGCTGGCAGAGTCGTTCCGGATGGAAGGAGATGTTAAGTCTGGATTATGGGCATTATCTTTGTGTAGGGGTGAATACTCAGCACGCTCACCATCAGGCCCACACACCTTTCTCCCAGTGAAGAATCAGCTGCAgagggtcagactgagtctggaCTGGGACGGAGGAGAGCTGTCATTCTCTGATCCtgatactgacacacacatacacaccttcaAACACACTTTCACTGAGAGGATGTTTCCATTTATTAGTATTAAACAAATGAAGATTTTACCGATGAAGATAGGTGTGACTGTTTTCCATCTTTGA